gtccctgGGGGGGTCAGGAAATGGGTCCCGCCCCATAGCGCCATCGCAGAGGCAGAATCGCCCGGGGACCGAGGTGCCATGGAGCTTCCGATGGGGCTTTTCCTCCTCGTTCTCTGTTTCGGCGGTGAGTccgctgcaggggaagggggccaggccagctgggggggtggggggccccAAACCTGGGGAATTGAGGGTTGGGGAGGAGACGCCCCAGGGATGGAGAGCACCTGAATGGAACAAATGGAGTCAGGCCCCCCCAGCAGGGAAATGGGGAGCCATAGATGGATGGGTGCgttatggggatggatggacggatggctAGATAGAGGGTACATGGGGACGGAAGGACGGATGGATGGGCAGTCGGACGGATAGGGAGTAtatagggatggatggatggacggatggatggatggggggacATAggcctggatggatggatggacaggcaGACGGATGGATGGGGGGACACAGGGAAGGCTGGAAGGAGGGACAGGCGGACGGACGGATGGGGGACAtagggacggatggatggatggatggatggatggatggatggggggacACAGGGAAGGCTGGAAGGAGGGACAGGCGGACGGACGGATGGGGGACATAGGGATGGATGGTCGGACGGACGGATGGATGGGGGGACACAGGGAAGGCTGGAAGGAGGGACAGGCGGACGGACGGATGGGGGACAtagggacggatggatggatggatggggggacACAGGGAAGGCTGGAAGGAGGGACAGGCGGACGGACGGATGGGGGACAtagggacggatggatggatggatggatggatggggggacACAGGGAAGGCTGGAAGGAGGGACAGGCGGACGGACGGATGGGGGACAtagggacggatggatggatggatggatggatggggggacACAGGGAAGGCTGGAAGGAGGGACAGGCGGACGGACGGATGGGGGACAtagggacggatggatggatggatggggggacACAGGGAAGGCTGGAAGGAGGGACAGGCGGACGGACGGATGGGGGACAtagggacggatggatggatggtcggaCGGACGGATGGATGGCTCGAGGGTACACAGGGACGGATGCTGGAGAACCCCGTCAATGTCTCTACCCACCTCTCTCTGTCTATCTGTGGAGGCACCAGGGCTGCCGTGTCTTTGCCCACGtcgcccccgcctgccccccgccccctccgtgGCTGGCTGGACTCTTGTGGGGTTTGGAAGGGGCTAGCTCAGCAGATGTAGGTTCGGGGGGGCTGCGAAGCGGTGGGGGGTGGATTAGGTGGGTGCGTAGTGAGCTTGCTCTGCAGCCCTGAACACACGCCCCATGTAATGGCTCCTCGGGCCCCTACCccctgtcctggctcccagcccccctgctctaaacccaccagcccccactcccctcccagagccggggagagaacccaggagtcctggctcccagcccccacccctgctctgacccGGTAGTGAGTGGCTGTGTGTGCCAGTGTCGGGGGTCTGTGTGTGAGCCCCCCCACTCCATGCCCCCAAAGGCCCATCTCACTCCTCTCCGCTCCCCGCAGGGGCCCTGGGGGGGCCACCCCGGCTGACCCAGCCGTCCCCATCCCACGTGGTGGATGAGAAGACCCCGCGGCTCCGCTGCCAGATGTCGGGGAGCGACATCGCTACCCACGTCCTGTCCTGGTACCACCAGCCCCCCGGGCAGGGCCCCGTCTTCCTGCTGAGCCACCGGGCCGGGGAGAACAAGCCCGTCTATGGGGCCGGCGTCTCCGAGCGCTTCATCGCCGACCTGGAGCGCGCCACCAACACCTTCAGCCTCACTATCGGCAACGTGAAGCCCACCGACACCGGCACCTTCTACTGCGCCGTCTGGTACGCCAACCAGTACCTCTTCGGAGAGGGCACCCGCCTCGTCCTGGGAGGTGAGCAATCCAGAACCGGCCCAGCAAACCCGGCGGGGCGTTCTGGAGCGGGTTCTGGAGCGGCTCCTCCCAGGCCGGTGCCGGAGCTGGCTCAGAGCCGGCGGGTGCTGCGGccggaagagagagagagagggggcgaGCCAATCTAGAGACCGCCCCCAAATCAATCTAGAACGAGCCACAAAAAGGTTCTGGAGCTGGCACGTGGTTCGTGGGGGGCTGCACGGGGGGAGAAACACCCACGACCGATCTAGCACCCGCCCCAAATCGACCTAGAGCGTGTCCGGAACCCTTCCAGCTCAGAGCCATGGAAATGTTCTGGAGCTGGCACGAGGTTCATGGGGAACCTGCCGGGGGGGAAGACCTAGGGCTGATCTAGAACCTGCCCCGAAACAATCTAGAGAACACGCCAAACCATTCTCGGTCCGATCCAGCCTAAGCCTGACACCGGGATCACCCCAGAACCCCCCCCAGAACCCAGTCTCGAACCCACACAAAACCAAGCGCTCTAAGTCCCTACAGCAGCCCAGGACCCACCTAGAACCGAGCCCCACCGATGCCACCCCCCGCCCTGACCCTCTCCCCTCTCCGGTTCCAGGTGACCCCGGGAAGAAGCGCCCGCCGGAGGTGGCACTGCTGGGCCCGGCGTGGGCGGCCGGCCCGGCTTTCCTGTGTCTGGCCTGGGGCTTCTCCCCGGAGCCGGTCCGGCTGCGCTGGCAGGTGGACGGGCGGGAGCCGGGCCCTGGGGAGGCCTCCCCGCCGGCGGAGggccagggtggggcaggagccGCCAGCATGCTCAGCCTCCCGCCCCGGGCCTGGCTGGAGGGAGCCCGGGTGACCTGCCGGGTGGAGCACGAGACCCGGGCCCAGCAGAGCAGCGCTGAGCTGAAGGGGGCCGGGCGGCGAGGTgagaccccccccaacccccaaactctccccttccccccacgtTGTTTCACCCCTCCCCGATTCGTCTCTCCCCACACCCACAGGTTGTTCGGTATCCGCCGAAGACCCCGTCTCGCCGCCCGACCCTCTCGGCAATGGGACCGTGGGGAGCGCCGCTCCCCAGAGCACCGGTACGggacccccccaaccctccccctgGGCCCGCTTTAGGGTCACAGCCACAGCCCCCCCtaactgtcccctctcccccgcagggGCCCCGAGCCTGGGCCGGATCCTGATGACAGCCTCGCGCTGCTACCTGGGGTCGCTGGCCGCCAGCTGCCTCTACAGCCTTGGGGTCTCCCTCCTTGTGGGGCTGCGGGGGCTGCGGGAGCAGCAGGAATCCAAGCGTCGGgggccacccccaccccctccaggagCCCGGCAGAGAGCGCCCCGGAGGAGAGCCGGCGAGGAGCACCGCTTCAAATGAGACTCCCCGGCCCGCCCCGCTGGCCCCCCCCAGTATCCCCCACCGGGGACCCGCAACGCCCCTGCACTGGCCCCCCGCAGTCGCCACCCTGGTGTCCCATGCCGGCTGGAGTGCTGAACCCACTCAGCTCCTGCTaaccctcccccggccccccccgatctctgacacccccccccccgctcgcaCTGAGCTTGGCTATTGCTGAATAAAACCTTAACCAACTCCTGTGAGACTGAATCTGTGCAacggggagcccggactcctgggttctctccccggctctgggaggggagtgggggctggtgggttagagcagggggggctggagcccggactcctgggttctctccccggctctgggaggggagtgggggctggtgggttagagcagggggcctgggagcccggactcctgggttctctcccggctctgggaggggggtgggggctggtgggttagagcagggggggctggagcccggactcctgggttctctccccggctctgggaggggggtgggggctggtgggttagagcagggggggctggagcccggactcctgggttctctccccggctctgggaggggagtgggggctggtgggttagagcagggggggctggagcccggactcctgggttctctccccagcgctgggaggggagtgggggttggtgggttacagcagggggggctggagcccggactcctgggttctctccccagcgctgggaggggagtgggggctggtgggttagagcagggggggctggagcccggactcctgggttctctccccagcgttgggaggggagtgggggctgggagcccccaTACTCCAGCCGCCTTCTCCCCCCAGATTCCCCCCATTCTGCTCTGTGGGGCAAAGTCCCTTCAGTTGTTAATTTTTAACCCAACCTGCTCCCTGCGCCCCCACCTGGCCTCCAGCCACCCTGGGTTGATCCATGGGGCTGAGGGGAACCCgcgacaccccccccacccagtgctGCTTTGGCCAGGGAAGAGGGACATGGGGCATTTCCCctcaggagggggatgggggggtctccggggagggggatgggagccccGCCCCAGATAACAGGCCCTTATCTGCAGTGAGCGGCTGGGCCgggcgggggcagggctcagggccatGGGGCTGGGCGCCGTGGGGCCGGGGTGTGCGGGGATGGGCCCCCAGCGGCTGTTGTGGTTCCTGCTCCCCACTGCGGCCTTTCTTGGCCTTCTCTTCCTCTCCAGTCTCCGGCTCCGtgagtgacccccccaccccgctgccccccaccccgaacTACACCCCACCAGCTGCCAGCCACCAGCTCCGCGagtgaccccccaccccaactacaccccaccagctgccagccaccagctccgc
The genomic region above belongs to Dermochelys coriacea isolate rDerCor1 chromosome 28, rDerCor1.pri.v4, whole genome shotgun sequence and contains:
- the LOC119849305 gene encoding immunoglobulin lambda-1 light chain-like isoform X2, whose protein sequence is MQQKHPEGGALGGPPRLTQPSPSHVVDEKTPRLRCQMSGSDIATHVLSWYHQPPGQGPVFLLSHRAGENKPVYGAGVSERFIADLERATNTFSLTIGNVKPTDTGTFYCAVWYANQYLFGEGTRLVLGGDPGKKRPPEVALLGPAWAAGPAFLCLAWGFSPEPVRLRWQVDGREPGPGEASPPAEGQGGAGAASMLSLPPRAWLEGARVTCRVEHETRAQQSSAELKGAGRRGCSVSAEDPVSPPDPLGNGTVGSAAPQSTGAPSLGRILMTASRCYLGSLAASCLYSLGVSLLVGLRGLREQQESKRRGPPPPPPGARQRAPRRRAGEEHRFK
- the LOC119849305 gene encoding immunoglobulin lambda-1 light chain-like isoform X1; translation: MELPMGLFLLVLCFGGALGGPPRLTQPSPSHVVDEKTPRLRCQMSGSDIATHVLSWYHQPPGQGPVFLLSHRAGENKPVYGAGVSERFIADLERATNTFSLTIGNVKPTDTGTFYCAVWYANQYLFGEGTRLVLGGDPGKKRPPEVALLGPAWAAGPAFLCLAWGFSPEPVRLRWQVDGREPGPGEASPPAEGQGGAGAASMLSLPPRAWLEGARVTCRVEHETRAQQSSAELKGAGRRGCSVSAEDPVSPPDPLGNGTVGSAAPQSTGAPSLGRILMTASRCYLGSLAASCLYSLGVSLLVGLRGLREQQESKRRGPPPPPPGARQRAPRRRAGEEHRFK